TTCTAATAATTTACCAATCTCTTCTTGTTGCTCTTCTGTAAACTCTTGTGGATTGTTTGAAATTCTTTTTAATTCAGCTTTTTTAAGCTCAATTTCTAACTCTTCAAATTTAGTATTCATATTTCCAAAGTCAGTATAATTTGCAATTGCAATACATAAACCATCTTCTTCTTCAATCTCTTCTAATCCAGCATCAATTAGTTCAAGTTCTAGCTCTTCTAATTCCATCTCTGGTTTATCAAATTCAAAAATAGCTTTTCTATCAAACATAAACTCTAAAGAACCAGTAGGAACAACTTGTCCTCCATTTTTATTAAAATGCATTTTAACATTTGCTACGGTTCTTGTATTATTATCAGTTGCACACTCAACAAAAATTAGAACACCATGAGGACCTTTCCCTTCAAAATTTACATCAACATAGTTTGTCGCATCTTTTCCTGTTGCTCTTTTAATAGCTGCATCAATATTTGCTTTTGGTAAGTTTTGTGCTTTAGCATTTAGTATTGCAGTTCTTAAAACAGGATTCATGTCAGGGTCACCACCACCAGCTTTTGCTGCAATTTCAATTGCTTTTGCTAGTTTTGGGAAAACTCTTGACATATTTCCCCATCTTTTCATTTTTGCTGCTTTTCTATACTCAAAGGCTCTACCCATAAAAAACTCCATAAACTTTTTTAATTTTCGCGTATTATACCCTTTTTGTTATAATAGCTTTATAAGATAGTAATAATATTTTTTTGCTAATATTCCTTTATGAAAAAAATCCTAATACTTTTATTTATTATTAATCAATTAATTTTTGCACTTGATATCTCATCTCAAAAAATAAAAAATGCAAATACTCTGTTTTTAAAACTTGAAGAGAAAAATATCAAAAATCCAAAATTAACAATTGATTCACACAACATTGACTTTTTTGAAATACCAAATAAAAAAGATAGCTATTATGCTTTAGTACCAATCTCTTATTATAAAGAGTTTGATAAGTACAAGATAATAGTTTCATATATAAAGAACAATAAAAAAGTTTTTAAAGGTATTAATATTGAAGTAATTGATGGAAACTATAAAAGTGAAATTATCAAAGTAACAGATAACTCAAAAGTAACTTTAAATGATAAAAATAAGAAGCGTGTAGACAAAGAATACAAGCGAGCAATGAATATCTATAATAAAACTACCCCAAAATTATATATAAAAGATGATTTTATTTATCCTATAAATAGTAAAATTACTAGTGATTTTGGTAAAAAAAGAGTCTATAATGGAACTTTAAAATCTTATCATAGTGGTACTGATTTTAGAGCAAAAAATGGAACAATTATTAAAGCTATAAATAATGGAAAAATAGTGATTGCAGAAGATAGGTTTTATGCAGGAAAATCTATTGTTATAGATCATGGACAAGGAATTTATAGTGGTTACTATCATTTAAGTAAAAAGAACTTTAAAGTAGGTGACTTTGTAAAGAAAGGCGATATTATCGGCTTAAGCGGTAGTACAGGAAGAATAACAGGTCCACATTTACACTTCTCTTTCAGAATTCATGGTATCCTAGTAGATCCGCTACAAGCCATTGAGTTATTAAATAATAATCTATAGTATTAAGCTACTTTTATAATATTATTTGCTATCCTAAATTCTTTTACACACACAAGGAAAAGTTAAAATGAGAAAACTGGTTGTTCTTTTTTTGATGCTTACAAGCATTTGTTTTGCACAAGAAATAGAAAAAGATGATTTTAGTAATGAATTTAGTACAAAGACTGAAAGTTTTGATCCTCTTTCAGGATACAATCGTTCTATGACTTCATTTAATCATTATGTTTATTTAAACATTGTAGCACCAACTGCAAAAGGATATGCAAAGGTTGTTCCTGAAGTAGCGAGAACAGGTATTTCAAACTTCATTGATAATATCACTTTCCCTATTAGGTTTGTTAATAATCTTCTTCAATTGAAATTCGCATATGCATTTGAAGAGTTAGGTAGATTTACAATTAATTCTACTTTTGGACTTGCAGGATTGATGGATCCCGCAACAAAAATGGATTTAGAAAAAAGAGATGAAGACTTTGGTCAAACTCTTGCTTTTTATGGAATAGGAGAAGGTTTTCATATTGTATTACCATTTTTTGGACCATCAAACTTAAGAGACAGTATTGGTCTTGTTGCGGATGGTTATATAAGTCCTTTAACAGACATGAGTTCTTATGGATATAAAATACCTAATAATACAGAGAAAACAGTAGCAATTCAAGCAATTAAATTTGTAAATCATTCATCATTAAATCAAGGTAAATATGAAGCCTTTACAAAAGATGCTATTGATTTATACTCTCTTCTAAAAGATGCTTATAATCAAAGAAGAGAAAAAGAGATTAAGGAATAATTATGTTAAAAAAATATTTTATACTTCTTTTAGTTTCTACAACTCTACTATTTGCAGTAAAGAAAGAGAATATTGAACCTTTTATGGTAGAAAAAGTAAATAGTGTATTATCAATTTTAAAAAATAAAGAGTTAAAAAAAGAAGAAAAATCATCTAAAATTATCTCAATTATGGACCCAGTTTTTGACTACACACTAATGGCTAGATTATCGTTAGGAAAAGAATGGAATTCATTATCAAGTGAAAAACAAAAAGAGTTTTCTTTTTTATTTACAGAAGTTTTAAAAAAATCTTATTTAAATAAACTTGATTTATATACAGACCAAAAAGTTAAATTCTTAGGAACTCAAGAGCCAAAGAAAAATAGATTGGTAGTAAATACTACGTTAATTGGTGAGAAAGACAACTTTGACATTGATTATAAATTTTATCAAAAAACAGAAGATGAATGGAAAATTTATGATATCAACTTAGTTGGAGTAAGTATTATTCAAACATATAGACAACAATTTGCAGGATTTTTAAAAGATAAATCTTTTGATGAATTACTAAAAAATTTAGATACAAAAAAATAGTTAAGATATGACAAAAAAGATTTTCGACTTAACTGTTATTAAGCACCCTTTTAAAACAGTTTTTATTCTTCTTTTAGGAGTAATATTTTTAGGATATTACTCTACAAAGTTAGAAATTGATGCCTCTTCTGAAACTCTATTATTAGATAATGACAAAGATTTACAATTTGCAAGAAAAGTTTCTAAACTTTACTATAATCCAGACTTTTTACTTATTACTTACTCTCCTAAAGAGGATTTATTATCAGAAGAATCATTAAAAACTTTAAAGAAATTATCTGATGAATTAGTAAAATTAGAAAATATTGACTCAGTTACTTCTATTTTAAATGTTCCTTTACTTCAATCTCCAGTTCAAAAACTATCAAAGCTAGTTGATAATGTAAGAACTTTAGAAAAAAGTAATCCAAATAAAGAGTTAGTGAAAAAAGAGTTTTTAGAATCAGAAATATATAAAAATGCTTTAGTTAGTGCTGATTTTAAGACAACTGCTTTAGTTTTAAATTTAAAAGAAAATAAAGAGTATTTTAACTTTATTGATAAAAGAAAAGAGCTTTTAGATAAAAAAAGAGCTAACACTATCTCAAAAGAAGAATTAATAAAACTAAATCAAATCCAGATTGACTTTAAAAAGTTTAGAGATATTCAAAGAGCAGAAAACAGTCAAACAATTTCAGAAATAAGAGATATCATATCAAAATATCAAAATGAAGCTTCACTCTTTTTAGGTGGAGTAAATATGATTGCTGATGATATTATCACTTTTGTTAAAAACGATTTAGTGATTTATGGTTCAACTTTAATTTTACTGCTTATTTTTATTTTATGGATTATTTTCAAACAAAGTATTTGGATTACTCTTCCTTTATTGATTTGTATTTTATCTGTAGTTTCAACAGCAGGTGCTTTAGGTTTCTTTGCTTGGGAAGTTACAGTTATTTCATCTAACTTTATTGCTTTACAATTAATTATTACTATCTCTATTGTTTTACACTTAATTGTAAGATATAGAGAACTTAGTTCTAAATATAAACACGCTTCTCAATATAAACTTGTAATAAATACTATTCTTTCAAAACTAAACCCCTCTTTCTTTGCTATTATTACTACAATTGCAGGATTTGGTTCTTTAGTTTTATCAGGAATTCAGCCAGTTAAAAACCTTGGTTGGATGATGAGTACAGGAATTGCTATCTCTTTATTAATTGCCTTTATTGTTTTTCCTGCTATATTAATTCTTCTAAAAAGAGTTAATAGTACAAAAGAGTCTAACTTTAAATTAAATACTATTTCAATCTCTACATATTTAGTAGAAAATCATGGTAAAAAGATTATTCTAGGTAGTATTCTTGTTGTTATTTTTTCATTAACTGGTACTACAAAATTAATCGTTGAAAACAGTTTTATTAACTATTTTAAAGAATCTACTCAAATTTATAAAGGAATGAAAGTAATTGATGAAAATTTAGGAGGAACAACCCCTTTAGATGTTGTTCTTACTTTTAAAGAAGAGAAACAAAAGAAAAAACAAGAGAGTGGTTTTGACTCTTTTGAAGATGAATTTGCAATAGATTCAAATGATAAACAATATTGGTTTACAAAAGATAAATTAGATGCTATTACAAGAGTACATGACTATTTAGAGACAATTGATGAGATAGGAAAAGTACAATCATTAGCAACTTTAACTAAAGTAGGAAAACTATTAAATGAAGATAAAGAGTTAGATAGTTTTACCCTTGCTTTATTATATAATAAATTACCACCAGAGTATAAAAAAATCATTTTAAGCCCATATATAAATATTGAAAATAATCAAGCAAGAATCACTACAAGAATAATTGATTCAAATCCAGAGTTAAGAAGAGATGAACTTTTAAAAAAAATAAACTCTGAGCTACCTAAAGTTATTAATAGTTCAAATATTGAATTTAGATTATCAAATCTAATGGTTTTATATAATAATATGCTTCAATCACTATTTGATTCACAAATAAAAACTCTTGGTTTTGTTGTAGTTATTCTATTTATTATGTTTTTAATTCTATTTAGGTCTGTATTAATTGCAACAATTGCAATACTTGTAAATATTGTACCTATTTCAATTATCTTTGGGATTATGGGCTGGTTAAATATTCCACTTGATATTATGACTATAACTATTGCAGCTATCTCTATTGGAATTGGAGTTGATGATACAATTCACTATATTCACAGATTCCATGAAGAGTATAAAAAAGACCATAATTATTTAGAAGCAATGAAAAGAAGTCATGAAAGTATAGGATATGCAATGACTTATACCTCATTAGTAGTAATTGTTGGTTTCTCTATTTTAGTTTTATCAAATTTAATTCCAACTATTTATTTTGGACTACTAACAGTAATTGTTATGGCAACAATGTTAAGCTCTGCCCTACTTTTACTTCCTAAATTATTAATCTTATTAAAACCATATGGAGATAAAAAGATGAGGACTTTAAAAATATGAATATAGCAATATATTGTGGCTCAAGTTTTGGGAAAAATGAGATTTATAAAACAACTGCTTTAAATATGGTTGATTTTTTAGCAAAGAAGTCTTGTTCTATTGTATATGGAGGAAGTAAAGCAGGATTAATGGGTGTTATCTCTAATTATGCCCTAGAGAAAGATATTCCTGTTTATGGAGTTATAACTCATGATTTGGCAAATAAAGAACTAGAGAATGAAAAACTTTCTAATATTATTAAAGTAGATAGTATTAGAGAAAGAAAAGCAAAGATGGAAGAACTTTCTGATGCTTTTATTGCATATCCAGGTGGTTGTGGAACATTAGAGGAGATTTCAGAGATACTTACTTCTATTCAAGTAGGTTATTCTAATAAACCTTGTGCTTTTTATAATGTAAATGGCTATTATGATAAATTGATTGGATTTTTAAATACAGCAGTAAATGAAGGCTTTATGCTAAAGGAACATTTAGATTCAATTATTGTTAGTGATGATATTGAAAAGATATATACAAACTTCAAAAACTATACTCCACCAAAGAATAAATGGGAGATTTTAAAGGCATTAACCAACTGTTAATTTTTTGTTACTATTCAATTAATTGTTAACTATTATAATTTTATTAAGCGATGAGTAACCGCGAACTTACTCAGAGCATTTTTGCGAACAAACAATCTCCTTTATAAAAAGCAGAGCTTCTCCTTGCTCTGCTTTTTTTTTAATATAAATATGATTATCACATATGCTACACATTAGTATGTTATAATTGTAAAATTCAAAAAATTTTAAGGCTATATAAATTAATGAAAAAACTTGATAATATTCAAAGAGATTTACTTCTTACAAATCTTGATGAAGATGGTAAACTTTCATGCTTAAAAGCATTTAAAGTTGCTAGACTTATAGGTATGAAGCCAAAAGACATGGCAGAAATAACAAGATCAATGAATATTAAAATTACTAACTGTGAACTTGGTGTTTTTGGTAAACTAAACTTCTCAGAGCTAGATGATAACATCTATGATAAACTCTCTAAAAATTTTGCCCAAGATAAAAAAATTGATTGTGAAGTAGCTTGGTATACAGCAAGAGATAAAGGTTCAAGTTTAAGAAAAGTTGGTTCAACAATTAATAACTCAGATATAAAAGTAAGACATTGTCAACTTGGATGTTTTTATGATGAAGAGTTTGAAAAATATGATGATAAATGAAAAAATTTATTTTATTTGACAATGATGGAGTTTTAGTAGAAACAGAAAAGTGGTATTATGAAGCCAATGTAAAGGCTTTAAAAGAGCTAAATATTCATCTTGAACTAAATAGATATCTTCAAATTATGGCAAGAGGTGGAACTGCATGGGAACTTGCTTTTGAAGAAGGAGTTTCAAAAGAGCTTGTAAACAAACAAAGAGAAAAAAGAGACCTTTTTTATCAAGACTTCCTACAAACAAAAAATATCGAAATAAAAGGGGTTAAAACTCTTTTAGAAGAACTTTCAAAATCTTATAGAATGGCAATTATTACAACATCAAGAAGAGTTGACTTTGAATTAATTCATAAAAATAGAGGTATCGTTGATTTTATGGATTTTTCTTTATGTGTTGAAGAGTATGTAAAGGCTAAACCAGCACCAGACCCCTATCTTGCAGGACTAAAAAGATTTAATGCAAAAAAAGAAGAGGCAATAGTTGTTGAAGATTCTCAAAGAGGTTTAAGTTCTGCTTTTAATGCAGGAATTGAATGTGTAATAGTTCATAATGAATTTACAAAAACTCATGATTTTACAAATGCAAGTTATCATATAAAAAAACTTGAAGAGTTAAAAGAGCTCTTATCTACTCTTTAGATACTCTTTTAACCTATTAATTCCCTCTTTCATATGCTCTATATCTCTTGTATAGGCAAATCTCAGATACTTATTTGTTTCATTTTTACCAAAATCTTTACCAGGTGTTGTAGCAAGATGAATATTCTCTAAAAGCTCTTTAGCAAAAGCAAAACTATCATCTGTATATTTTGAAACATCAACCCAAAGATAAAAAGCTCCATCAGGTTTTGCATCAACACTAAAAATCTCATTTAGTTCTGTATATAAATAATCTCTTCTTGCTTTAAACTTATTTTTTATCTGCTCTAAATATTCATAATCAAATGCTTCTAAAGCAGCATATTGAGATAAAGTAGGAGCTGAAATAAATATATTTTGTGCAATAATCTCTGCTTCTCTTACTAAATTTTTAGGAACTACTATCCATCCTAGCCTTAAACCTGGCATACAATAATACTTTGAAAAACCATTAATAACAAAAACATTTTCACTAAATTCTAAAGCAGTTGCTGCTTCTTTTTCATAAATAAGTCCATGATAAAGCTCATCAGAAATAAAATGAATCTTATTTTCTTCACAATAATTAATTAACTCTTTTAAATTTTCATTTGAATAGATATTTCCGGTAGGATTAGAAGGTGAAGAGATTTGTAAAGCATCTAACTTGTGTTTTTTTAGATGTTCTACTTTTAATTCATAATCACACTCTTTATTAATATTCATAAAAATAGGTTCAATATCTAGCATATTTGCAAAGTTCTTATAACAAGGATAAGAAGGGTCACTAAGTCCTAATTTACCATTATGTTTTAACGTTAATGTATAAGCAATTAAAAAAGCACCCGAAGTTCCTGGAGTCAATAAAATTTGAGATTCATCAATATTTACACCATACTCTTTTTTATAATGTTTTGCAATTTTCTCTCTTAGTTCAAAAAGACCTAAACTCTCAGTATAAGAAAACTTATTTTCATCAACAGCTTTTTTAAGAGCCTCTTTTACCTTTTCATTTGGAGTTAAATCTGGTTGCCCTATTTCAAAATGTATAGTATCTTCATATTTTTGTGCTTCTCTTACTATATCCATAACAATAAAAGAATTCATATTTTCATATCTCATAAGTAATCCTAATAATTAAAAAGTGGATTATACTATAAATGAAGTTAGATTTATAAAATAATGAGAGCAAGCATTAGCGAAGGAGAAGAATAAAAAATGTCGCTCTCATTAAGTTTTGGCTGTGTAGTTTACATCAAAATTTTTTAATGTATTGAAATCTTATCAAACTACTCTTAACTAAAAAACAGAGTTTAAAACAAATAGGAGTATTTTAGTCTTATTTAAGTTTTAATCTTCTTTTAACAAATTATGAGAATTCTTTAGATACTATTTCAAGACTATTATAAGGATTAACATGCAATATTTTGGAACACTTGAAACTAAGTATGAAGAGGTGTTTTTAACATCTAGTTATTTATACTTTAATAAAGAAAATGAAGAGATTGATGCCAAACAATTAAAACAATTAATAAAAACAACTAAAGATAAAAAGAAAAATATTATTGGTACTATAATTTTATATAACCCAGTAGTTACTCCTATTGGCTATGATTCAAATAAGTATTTACTTGATCAAGACTTTGATAAATTTGATGAAATGATTGAATTAAAATGTGAGAACTATATTACTTTATTTAAACATGCAATGCAAGGTAAGTTTGATGGTAAACTTGTTGAAATAATTAACCTATTTAATCTTGTAGAAAAAAATATTGATGCTTCATCACTATTAATGAAGTTTGATAGTGATTTAGAAATTTATTATTCTCAACAAAACACTGAATTTGATAGAGATATCATGTATTTAGATTGTAAAAATATTATTCCAAAAGGAAAATTTGTATTTTTTGCTTGGGGAGAAAAAGTAAATCCTAAAGAGTTTATCTATATTAATAACTATGCACAAACTATTTTTAGAAGATGTAAAGATGAACTAAACAAAAATGTTGCTTTTGCTTATAAAAGAGAAAAAACTTTACAATGGTCTGAAGACTTTATCCAATTTGCTTCACCAATGCAAGCTTCAAAGTTTAAAGGCTCTATTGAAAAAGCAATAAAAAAATCCTTTGAAAGCTTTCCTCCTATTAGTGAGCCTTATAATTAAAACATAAATATTCATTGACTTTATTTTTTTTGTTTGATATTATAGTAATACTAATTGTTACTTCAAGAGGGAGAAGAAAATGAATGTCTATGAATATGCAATGAAGGTAGAAAAAGAGGGAGAAGCCTACTATAGAGAGATGGCTGAAATATCACCTAATGCAGGTTTAAAAAGAATATTTACTATGCTTGCAGATGAAGAAGTAAAACACTACAATGTTTTTAAAAGCATGATGAAAAAAGAAAAATTAGATTTAGAAAATCTAAACTTACTTACTGATACTGATACTATCTTTGCAACTCTTTCAAAAGAGAAAGATAATGTAGCTTTTGATGAGAAACAGATAAACTACTATAAAGATGCAATTTCTAGAGAAGAAAACTCTCATAATTTTTATATTGAAAAATCAAAAGATATTGATGATGAGAATGAAAGACAGATTTTTCTAGAAATAGCTCATGAAGAGGTTAAACACAAAAAAATACTTGAAGAGATTGTTCATTTTCTTGAAGAACCAGAAAACTGGGTTGCTAGTGCAGAGTTTTAATTAAAAAGAGGCTAGCCTTTGAATTAAGGCTTTAGCTTCTTTCTCTGTAAAAAAAATATTATTGTGTAACTGATTACTTGCTTTCTTTAAATACTCGATTTTCTTAGTTGTTAATAATGAAGAATCATTTTTATATTTTTCAATAATTTCTAGCATCTCATCTTCATATTTTTGAATTAATTCCTCTTTTTTTAAAGCTGATGAACGATACTCTTTATTTTTTGTTTTATCAGCAAAAAAGAAGAATAAAAAAGCAAATAAAGCTACAATTAGTACAAATAAAAGAAGTTCCAAATTAGACCTTAATCAACTCTTGGCTGAACTACTGGTTTTTCTTTCTTTTTAGAACTTGACTGATTAAAAGATTTTGCTTCAATTGCAATTGACTCTGCTCTTTTTGCAATCATTAAAGCCTCTTCAATCTTTTTATTATTTTCAATATCAGTTTTAATTCTATCAACTCTTTCAATTAAACTTCTAAACTCAGTATGTCCTAAAACTTCTAAAACACCAGGAGATTTTGATACAAATTCAATATGCTCTTTATCTCTCCAATTTGTAGTTAAAGAGTTATCTATATAATCTTTGTACTCATTTTCAATTTTAGTAGGATTTGCAATAAAAGCTAAATCTAAATTTAAATCCTCTTTTTTATTGAATAGTTGATTATAAAGCTGTTGTAAATAAAAACTATTTTTTAAACTTTTAATATATTCATATACTCTATTTTTTTCATCTTTATTATATAAATACTCTAAGATATTGATTGATACCTCATCTTCACCAGAAGAGAATATCTTTTCAATTTTTTCATTACAATAATCAAAGATTTGATTAGAGTTCTCTTTATCTAATTTCTCTATAAATTTAAATAATTCTAAATTATATGAAAAACTAAACTTACTTAAATTTGCAAAAAATTTATCTAGGATTTGCCAAGGTGAGTTTTGCTTATTTGCATATTTAATAATTGAGTTTACATTTTCTACTTCTTCACAAGTAAAATATGTTGAATTAAAATATTCTTCTATCTCTTTATTTAAGTCAGTACTTAAAAGAGAAGAAGCTTTTTCTTTAAAATACGAACTAAGCTTATCATTGTTATATTTTTTTGAATTAGAAGATAAAGAGTCAAATCTTTTACTTATAATTTGATACTTCTCTATCTTTTCTTTTATAGAAAAAGATGATAAAACTTTTAAAGTTTTATAAAAAAGTTTCTCTTTATTCTCATCAAGTGAGTTTGCAATACGAACTCCTCTTTTTGGTAATTCATTTACAAAAAGTACTAATTTAGCATTTAAGTCATTGAAATTTTTAATTTCATCAATTTTTGAAAGTTCTTTTAAAACAAGTGAACGTTTTATACTATTATTTATAAAAAAATATGCAAGTGCTACTAAAACTAGTAGCCCTGCAATAATTATTAAAGTCTCATTTGGTGCTTGTTTATAAATTTGAAATAAATTATAGTTAGATTCTTTTGCAATAGTTAAAAAATCATTCATAATAAACTATCCTTTAAGTGTAAAAAATAGTTATTAGTATACTAAAATAAACCTCATAAACTATTTACTAAGATAGTTTTCTAAGTCCTTTTCTCCAACTTCTCCAACATATTTCTTTAAAAATCTTCCATCTTTTCCATAAAGAAAAGATTCTGGTATTTTATTAACATCATCAAAAGCTTTTGCCATTCTAAAGTTTTCTTCACCTACTGTAATAGGAAATTTAATATTATGTTTTTCCATAAAAGCTGCTAACTCTTGAGCATCTTTATCTCTTTCAAATAAAATCCCTATTAGCTCAAACTTATCTTTATATTTTTCATACATTTTATTAAATACAGGCATCTCTTTTATACAAGGAGGACACCAAGTTGCCCAAAAATTAAGTAAAACATACTTTCCTTTTAACTCTTCTGATGTTAAAACATCATTTTCAACTTTTAAAGTAATAACTCTACCATCTGTTGTTTTTAAGTTATATGTCTTATTACTCTGTTTTTTTAGCTCTTCAAAATTTGTGTTATTTTCTACTACTGTTGCTGCTTCATCATTTGAGTTACAACCAGTAAATAAGAAAACCGCTAACAATGAAATAAAAACTAAAGATAATTTTTTTATCATATTTTTTCCTTTTATGATTTGATTTTTTTCTGTCCACTTATTAATAATATTGCAATTAAAACATAAGCAGCAAGTGATAAAAATGGAATATTAATAAATCCTAGATATTCAAAATATTCTGTTGAACAAGGAACTCCTTGTTTACAAGGAACTGCACTTTCTGGAATAATACCCCACATTAATAGATTATGATAAATTGCAAAAAGTAAACCTACTACAACAAGTGGAGCTGAATATTTAAATAACTTATCATCTGGATATAACAGATTAAGTAAAAATATTAAAACTAAAGGATACATAAAAATCCTTTGATACCAACACATACTACAAGGAATAAACTCCATTACCTCACTAAAAAAAAGTGATCCCAAAGTAGCAAGCGAAGCTATAATAAACATCGCAAGTACAAAATTTGAATTAATTGTTTTCATTCTAACTAAACGTCCTATTTTTTCTTTTATTTTATAATTTTCTTGTGTAAAGTCTGTGTAAATAAAGCCTTATTATAGAAAATACTTTTTTATGATGTTCTTATAGAAGTAGCAGTAAGTAAAGTATAATATTTACCTGTAAGTGTTACTCTAAACTTTTTTTGTTGCAAATACTTTTTACAAAAGAAAGCATCTTTATATAATAATGATTGTTCGCAAAAACTATAATTTGGAGCTTTTGCACCATATATAACCTCTCCTCCAACCCATCTACAATTAGGAAAAC
This sequence is a window from Halarcobacter bivalviorum. Protein-coding genes within it:
- a CDS encoding YebC/PmpR family DNA-binding transcriptional regulator; protein product: MGRAFEYRKAAKMKRWGNMSRVFPKLAKAIEIAAKAGGGDPDMNPVLRTAILNAKAQNLPKANIDAAIKRATGKDATNYVDVNFEGKGPHGVLIFVECATDNNTRTVANVKMHFNKNGGQVVPTGSLEFMFDRKAIFEFDKPEMELEELELELIDAGLEEIEEEDGLCIAIANYTDFGNMNTKFEELEIELKKAELKRISNNPQEFTEEQQEEIGKLLEKLEDDDDVQAVFTNME
- a CDS encoding M23 family metallopeptidase; amino-acid sequence: MKKILILLFIINQLIFALDISSQKIKNANTLFLKLEEKNIKNPKLTIDSHNIDFFEIPNKKDSYYALVPISYYKEFDKYKIIVSYIKNNKKVFKGINIEVIDGNYKSEIIKVTDNSKVTLNDKNKKRVDKEYKRAMNIYNKTTPKLYIKDDFIYPINSKITSDFGKKRVYNGTLKSYHSGTDFRAKNGTIIKAINNGKIVIAEDRFYAGKSIVIDHGQGIYSGYYHLSKKNFKVGDFVKKGDIIGLSGSTGRITGPHLHFSFRIHGILVDPLQAIELLNNNL
- a CDS encoding VacJ family lipoprotein yields the protein MRKLVVLFLMLTSICFAQEIEKDDFSNEFSTKTESFDPLSGYNRSMTSFNHYVYLNIVAPTAKGYAKVVPEVARTGISNFIDNITFPIRFVNNLLQLKFAYAFEELGRFTINSTFGLAGLMDPATKMDLEKRDEDFGQTLAFYGIGEGFHIVLPFFGPSNLRDSIGLVADGYISPLTDMSSYGYKIPNNTEKTVAIQAIKFVNHSSLNQGKYEAFTKDAIDLYSLLKDAYNQRREKEIKE
- a CDS encoding MlaC/ttg2D family ABC transporter substrate-binding protein; this encodes MLKKYFILLLVSTTLLFAVKKENIEPFMVEKVNSVLSILKNKELKKEEKSSKIISIMDPVFDYTLMARLSLGKEWNSLSSEKQKEFSFLFTEVLKKSYLNKLDLYTDQKVKFLGTQEPKKNRLVVNTTLIGEKDNFDIDYKFYQKTEDEWKIYDINLVGVSIIQTYRQQFAGFLKDKSFDELLKNLDTKK
- a CDS encoding efflux RND transporter permease subunit is translated as MTKKIFDLTVIKHPFKTVFILLLGVIFLGYYSTKLEIDASSETLLLDNDKDLQFARKVSKLYYNPDFLLITYSPKEDLLSEESLKTLKKLSDELVKLENIDSVTSILNVPLLQSPVQKLSKLVDNVRTLEKSNPNKELVKKEFLESEIYKNALVSADFKTTALVLNLKENKEYFNFIDKRKELLDKKRANTISKEELIKLNQIQIDFKKFRDIQRAENSQTISEIRDIISKYQNEASLFLGGVNMIADDIITFVKNDLVIYGSTLILLLIFILWIIFKQSIWITLPLLICILSVVSTAGALGFFAWEVTVISSNFIALQLIITISIVLHLIVRYRELSSKYKHASQYKLVINTILSKLNPSFFAIITTIAGFGSLVLSGIQPVKNLGWMMSTGIAISLLIAFIVFPAILILLKRVNSTKESNFKLNTISISTYLVENHGKKIILGSILVVIFSLTGTTKLIVENSFINYFKESTQIYKGMKVIDENLGGTTPLDVVLTFKEEKQKKKQESGFDSFEDEFAIDSNDKQYWFTKDKLDAITRVHDYLETIDEIGKVQSLATLTKVGKLLNEDKELDSFTLALLYNKLPPEYKKIILSPYINIENNQARITTRIIDSNPELRRDELLKKINSELPKVINSSNIEFRLSNLMVLYNNMLQSLFDSQIKTLGFVVVILFIMFLILFRSVLIATIAILVNIVPISIIFGIMGWLNIPLDIMTITIAAISIGIGVDDTIHYIHRFHEEYKKDHNYLEAMKRSHESIGYAMTYTSLVVIVGFSILVLSNLIPTIYFGLLTVIVMATMLSSALLLLPKLLILLKPYGDKKMRTLKI
- a CDS encoding TIGR00730 family Rossman fold protein, with amino-acid sequence MNIAIYCGSSFGKNEIYKTTALNMVDFLAKKSCSIVYGGSKAGLMGVISNYALEKDIPVYGVITHDLANKELENEKLSNIIKVDSIRERKAKMEELSDAFIAYPGGCGTLEEISEILTSIQVGYSNKPCAFYNVNGYYDKLIGFLNTAVNEGFMLKEHLDSIIVSDDIEKIYTNFKNYTPPKNKWEILKALTNC
- a CDS encoding ModE family transcriptional regulator; the protein is MKKLDNIQRDLLLTNLDEDGKLSCLKAFKVARLIGMKPKDMAEITRSMNIKITNCELGVFGKLNFSELDDNIYDKLSKNFAQDKKIDCEVAWYTARDKGSSLRKVGSTINNSDIKVRHCQLGCFYDEEFEKYDDK
- a CDS encoding HAD family hydrolase, translating into MKKFILFDNDGVLVETEKWYYEANVKALKELNIHLELNRYLQIMARGGTAWELAFEEGVSKELVNKQREKRDLFYQDFLQTKNIEIKGVKTLLEELSKSYRMAIITTSRRVDFELIHKNRGIVDFMDFSLCVEEYVKAKPAPDPYLAGLKRFNAKKEEAIVVEDSQRGLSSAFNAGIECVIVHNEFTKTHDFTNASYHIKKLEELKELLSTL